In Sphingobacterium sp. SYP-B4668, the sequence CAACCTTATCGATGGTATCACCGCTTCCAAACGGTGTATTTTATCTTGTTATACTCAATTTCTTACTTAGCTTGGGTATTTTATCAGGATTATGAAAAATACTTTAGAGGTTCGATGGGTAAGAAAAGTAATTCATTTAAATTTCCAATTAAAGAAAAGGTCATATTTTGGTTTACGAAAGTATTCCATTTATTGATTTTCATCATGCTTCCAATATATTTTCTAGGGGTTGTTCCTGCGGTGGTGGGCCTTTTGATTGCTTTTGTAAGTTGTGGATTGTGTTTGGCAATTATATTTCAGCTTGCACACGTGGTGACCGAGACTGATTTTCTAACCGTCAATGAACACGAGGATTTGGATCAAGAATGGATGGTTCATCAGTTGCAGACTACAGCTAATTTTTCAACCAATAATAAGCTGCTGTCTTGGTTGTTGGGCGGGTTAAACTATCAGGTTGAACATCATCTCTTTCCTAAAATCAGTCATATCCATTATCCAGCAATTAATAAGCTCGTGAAGGAGACTTGTAAAGAGCATGGTATTCGTTACATTGAGTTTAAAACTATAGGGCAAGCTGTTGTATCACATCTGAAACATATCCATAGGATGTCACTTAATCCTAAAAGACAATTACTAAATCCTTAGTATCTAGCAAGAAGGATTATAGTGTTACTTAATATAATTTAATCAACTTCGGTTGATTTTTTTGTGGACTTATTTAAGGGTATATCCATCTGTAAAGTATGCGGACCAATATTGCTTTTAAAAGCAATATTGGTCCTTTTGTTTTCAAAAATTCGGTATGGAGTTTAACCTGATTTATTAGGTAGCAAAATTGTTGTCGTTGGAAAAAAGAGTAGGCAAAAAAAAGCTGCTTTTTTATAAAAAAGCAGCTTATGCAAAAAAAACTATAGTAGTAATTAGCTTAATCTTACATTGATAGCGCTAAGCCCTTTTGGCGTACGCTCTACGTCGTAGGTAACTTCGTCACCTTCTCTAATTTGGTTTTTTAGTCCCGTAGTGTGTACGAAAACATCACCACTACCATCATTTGGAGTAATAAAACCAAATCCTTTAGTTTCATTAAAAAACTTTACAGTTCCTGTATTCATTATTTTGTATTAATATGTACTTCTGCAAGAATACGGTTTTTATTTGGTGAATGGATGATTTATTTGTAAAAATAAATTAATATGCCCTAAAAGTTGCCCTAAGTAGATAAAACGTTGGGAATAAATCTGTTTGTAACAGTCCGGGATGCCCACAGAGGAGATGACGGCTCTAGAGTATGGTCTTGTTAGTAATCAGATTAAAGCGCTTCCAAGAGTTGTTTTTCGTGTAGAGAATAATATTCTCCTCCTATGGACATTAGTTGTTCGTGCGACCCTTGCTCCACTATACGGCCTTGATCTAGTACAATGATATGGTCAGCATTCTTGATTGTCGATACTCTGTGGGCAATGAAAATTGTTGATTTACCTCTCATTATACGACTTAGACTGTGCAGGATCTGTTCCTCTGTTTTGGTATCTACAGCAGATAAGCAGTCATCAAAGATTAAAAACTTAGGTTCTTTTACCAATGCTCTTGCGATGGATACACGTTGTTTTTGTCCTCCGGAGAGTGTAATTCCGCGCTCACCTATGGAAGTCTCGAACCCGTTTTCAAAACCGATGATATTATCGTAGACGGCAGCGTCCTTTGCCGCTTGGTGAATTTGTTGTTCGCTGAACCGATCTAAGCCAAACCCTATGTTATTGCTAATAGTGTCTGAAAATAGAAAAACATCTTGAGGTACAAAGCCAATTTGAGACCGCAGATTTGAAAAGGTAAACGAACGAACATTGGTATGGTCATAGCTGATTGTTCCTTCATCAGTGTCAAACATTCGTAACAATAGGTTTGCCAGTGTGGTCTTTCCTGATCCAGTCCTCCCGATAATGGCCAAAGTTTGCCCCGCCGGAATTTTAAAGGATACGTTGTCTATGGCTTTTATTCCAGTTTCCGGAAATGTGAAACTGATGTTTTTCACCTCAAGCTCCCCAGTCAGAGCAGTTTCAATGGACCCCTCTTCAATACTTGATTGCGTTTTTAAGAATTCGTTGATTCTCTTTTGGGAGGCTGCGGCCCGTTGTACAAGCGAAGTGACCCATGCTAATGACATGGCGGGAAAGGTTAGCTGATTGACATAGATGATGAACTCGGCAATATTTCCCGCGGAAATCGTTCCCTTATTGACCTCAAGACCTCCAATGTAAACAGTAATGATAGTGCTGAGACCAATTAGAAATATGATTAAGGGGAAAAATATGGCCTGTATCTTGACAAGTGCTAAAGAAGTGTCTCGGTATTTGTTACTTTCAGCACTGAAGGACTTAATTTTGTCTTCTTCTCGATTATACGTTTTGATGACGCGTATCCCCGAAAATGTTTCTTGAACAAAGGAGGATAAATGGGACAGTTGTCTTTGGATACGTTCACTTCTTCTATTGATGACTTTGTTGATAAACAATATCACCACAGATAGGATCGGGATGGGGAGCAAAGAGTATGTTGCTAGTGTAGGATTTACGTCGTACATGGCGTATATAACCATAATAGAAAGTACAACAGTATTGATAGCGTACATAATGCCCGGCCCGAGGTAATTGCGCACCTGATTGACATCCTCAGTAGCTCTATTCATCAAATCACCTGTATTGTTTCTTCTGAAAAAAGAAAAATCAAGTTGCTGGTAATGACGATAAATTTCATTTTTGAGGTCATACTCAATATGGCGAGAGGTGAGAATAAGAGTCTGTCGCATCATAAAAAGAAATATACCTCTTAAAAGTGCGAGTAGTAAAACTATAATACCGAAAAATAGGAGGCTACTTCCGAATACCTGATAGATTACTGACTGCCTATCAAACCCTTCATAAAGTCGGAATAAATCAATATTCTCCTTTACAAGGTCGAAAGCTACCCGTATTACTTTTGCAGGTAAGATGCCAAAGTAATTGGATACGATGACGAAGATTACTCCTGGGATTAATTTCCAGCGATATTTGTAGAAATATTTGTTGAGATAAGCGAGTTCCTTCATATTATAAACACAAAAATACAGTATTATTCAATACGGTTGAATGCTATACAGTTTTATTAGTGTCATTAATTCATAGAACGTATTTATTTGCCTTTTTATCCAGTGGAGTGTAAATTATTTTCTACTTTTGTAAAAGTTTATTTTAACTACATTTTTATAGTTCTCTGTTATGCAAAATAGTAATGCGTCGCTATTTGAAATGATGGGCCAATTTGGCCATCAGAATTTATTGTTCTGTAACGATGAGATAGTAGGTCTCAAAGCAATTGTGGCTATTCACGACACTACATTGGGGCCTGCAATTGGAGGAGTGAGGATGCTTCCTTACGACACGACAGAAGAGGCTATTGAAGACGCACTTCGGTTGTCAAGAGCGATTACTTATAAAGCTGCTGTCGCTGGGCTTAATCTTGGTGGAGGTAGTGCCATAATTATAGGAAATCATCGCAGTGATAAAACAGAGGTTTTGTTGAGAAGGTTAGGTCAGTTTGTAGAAGGGCTGAATGGAAATTTTATCGCATCTATTGATGTAGGTACCACACAAAAGGACCTTGAGCATATCTATACCGAAACAAGTTATGTCGCGGGATTGCCCGAATCCTTAAATGGAGGAGGAGATACAACAATATTTGCAGCCCGAGGTGTATTTTACGGGATTAAAGCTGCAATTAAAGAGCTTTATGGTGATGATAGTCTCGCTGGACGTAAAGTGGCGGTTCAGGGCGTTGGCAGTGTAGGGGAGCATTTGGTATCGATGTTACGAAACGAAAATGCGAGGGTGTATGTCAGCGATATGACTGAGGAGCGTAAGATGAAGATTGCTGCAAAATATAAAGCGGAGCCGATTACAGACTCGACCAGTTTTGAAATGGACGTAGATGTGTACGCTCCTTGTGCTCTGGGTGGTACGGTCAATCCTGAAACTGTACCTCGCATGCGTTGTAAAATTATTGCTGGTTCCGCAAATAATCAATTGAAAAATGAACAAGAGACGTCGCGTTTGTTAAAAGAACAGGATATTTTATACGTCCCGGATTTTATGATTAATTCGGGAGCTTTAATTAGCTGCTATTCAGAGCTTGAAGGATATGGTTCTGAGCGCACCGAATCTTTGATTCGCAATATCTATACTATCACACGCGAAGTAATCCAAAAGTCAAAAGCAGAAAATATCACGACATTGGTTGCTGCAAATCAGATTGCAGAGAAAAGAATTAGTGATATAAAAAAAATAAAACGTTAACGGGTATCCGAAGTTTACAATCGTTCTTATATTAAAAAATCGTTCTTTATAAAATATGTTAAATAGAAGACACCTAAGGGTGAAAGTGATGCAGACGCTGTATGCATACAGTTTGTCGTCTGACAAGCAAGTGAAAAGCTATGAAAAGGCACTACTGAAGAGTGTAGATGAAGTTTATGAAATGTACATTTGGACGTTAAATCTGCTGGATGAAGTGTCGGAGTATGTGGTCATAGATGCAGAGGGGCGAGCAAATAAGTTTTTGCCAACAGAAAAGGACCGTTCCCTTACGACTAGGTTGAATAATAATACGTTTATTGAGTCGTTAAGACAAAATAGAGATTATCTGGAAGGTGTTAAGAAGTACAGGGTTGACTGGAATTTTGATCCGGAAATAGTCCGTTCGATATTTGCTCAATTGAAAGATTCAGAGGAGTATGTCGAATATCTTCAATCTAATGATCGTTCAATCTCCTCAGAAAAAGATATTATAAAACATATTTTTAAGAGGATTATCTTGAAGTCGCCGAGTATAGAGCAGGCTTTTGAAGAGCGATTCATCAATTGGCCAGTTGACAAGGAGGTATTGCAAGCATTGATTGCCAAAACCTTCAAGAATTTCAGCAGTGAGATTCCGCAACAGAATAAACTGGCTGAACTTACTCAAAATTGGATGGATGATCGCGAATTTATCTTGGATTTATTGACAAATTCAATTCGTTATAGTGACGAATATCAGGCGATGATTGCAGCCAAAACCAAGAATTGGGAGGCCGATCGTATTGCGTTGTTGGATACCATTTTGATGCGGATGGCTATCTGTGAACTTGTTAATTTTCCTTCTATTCCGGTTAAAGTGACAATTAATGAATATATTGAATTATCAAAGGTATTCAGTACACAAAAAAGTAATACATTTATCAATGGGATTCTGGATAAAATACTTGCGGACTTAAATCAGCAAGGGCGTATTCGCAAGCAAGGACGTGGGTTGAAAGATTAATACTTATGTCATAGTTGAACGCATTCCGCGTTAAAAATGAGGGTGTATTATCGGTACACTTACTGCTTAAATTGAAATGAATAGCTTCATTGCTTAAATAAAGTAAACTACATTCTAATGAGAAAAATAGCTTTTCTAGGATTATTATCCATCACTTCTATTATAAGTGCTTGTGGTAATAGCGATGCAAAAAAGACCGAAGGACAAATAGATGGTGATACTACGAGTATGACCCAAACTAGTGCAACTCTTGGTAAAATAGAATTTGACGAATCGGCCTTTGACTTTGGGAAAGTAAAAGAAGGTGAAGTAGTGGAGCATACATTTACTTTTAAAAATACGGGAAATGCTCCCGTTATATTATCGGAAGTAAATGCATCATGTGGTTGTACGACTCCTGATTACTCTAAAAATCCAGTACTTCCTGGTAAGACTGGTGAAGTTAAAGTGGCTTTCAATAGTTCAGGACAGGTCGGAAAGCAACAGAAAATTGTGACGGTGATGTCTAATGCGGAAAATGCAATCACGACTGTTCAGATTAGAGGTGAAGTGTCGAAACCGTAAGGGGCCAGCACTCGTAAAGTCAAATTAACCGTACGTGAGTTGACAGATTACGAAATTCGATCGTAATAATTACACTGTCTTAAAAATAGGGTTTTTAGGTGTTTGAGATAGTTAGTAATCTTTCAGTGATAAAGTTTTAAATAGTATATAAATTAAAAACAAATAAAATGATAAGTACAATTTTCTTACAAGCTGGTGGAGCAAGCAGTTTTACTACTTTTTTACCAATGATTTTGATTATTGTGGTTTTTTATTTCTTCATGATAAGACCACAGATGAAAAAACAAAAAGACCATAAAAAATATATTGAAGAATTAGGTGTGAATGCACGTGTAGTGACAACAGCTGGTATTCATGGACGTATTGTAGAGGTGAGTGATACTACATTTTTGATAGATGTGGGGTCGGGAGTAAAGATGCGTTTTGACAAATCGGCAATTGCGTTGGATGCTTCAAAAGCAATCAACGATAAAGATAAAGAGGTGAAAAGTTAAAAATTGCTTAATCTTATTAAAGCCGCATTTGTTGCGGTTTTTTTTTGAAATTATAGTTTTTTAGCAGTAATAATGGCTTTCACTCTATTCTTATTATTACTGAGTAGGGCAGGTGTCAATATGGTTTTTGATATAAACCAACTCGGTTTTCCGTTCAACACCTGAAAAATGCATACCTTTGTGCGCTATGGCAATCAGACGTTTCAGTAAAATTCAAAAGAGAAAGATTTCCATCTTTTTTAGATGTGTCGTGATTTCTTTCGTTGCTTGGACGTTATTTGCGATTTCGAATACTTACATCTATCATATGAAGGCTGGTATCCAATATGTCAATCTGCCAGACAATAAAGCCTTCCATCCTTTACAGTCGGATACGGTGAGCCTTAAGGTAGAGATGACTGGTTGGAAATTGCTACTCTCTCGCTTCAGGCAGGATACGGCAAATATCCAGGTGGATCTCAGTGGACTTAAGAATCGGAATTGGATTGTATTTTCGAACCAAATTGGTTTCATCAATAGACAGTTTCCAAATGACAAGCACGTGGTCTCGGTTAGTCCGGATACTTTATATTTTGACTTTTCTAAACAAACCCAACGTAAGGTGCCCATCAAGCCTGTCTACAGCGTAGGCTTTACTAAGCAATATGGTATTATTGGCGACACTAAGAGTCTACCCGAATATGTTACCATCACAGGGCCATTGGAAGATGTTGCTGATATTGAAACTTGGGAGACTGATACTATCAGAGGAGCAAATGTCAATTCGGATATTAGGACGATGGCTTACTTGGATCGTAATCAAAAAGCGAATATAAATGTCTATCCCGCCTATGCGGAGGTGACCATTCCTGTAGGGGAACTTACCGAAAAGGTGTTAGAACTTCCGGTAAAGGTTGTCAATGCTAGCAAGTACACTTCTGTACGTACGTTGCCTACGAAGGTGAAAGTGACCATTTTAATTTCGCTTAAGGATTATAACAAGTGGACGCAACGGGATTTTGAAGCCTTGGTCGATATCGAAAATTGGGAAGAGAATGGGGTCCCTAATCTCCCTGTTATCTTAACGAAAGTACCTCCGTATGCGAAGGTTGTGAGCATAGAGCCGCAGAATGTAGATTTTTTTGTTCGAAAGTAACTATGGGATTGAAGATAGGTATTACAGGAGGTATAGGTGCGGGAAAGAGCATTATCTGCAATATATTTAAGGTGCTAGGTGTGCCTGTATATAATGCAGATCAGGAAGCTAAGAATATCATGCAGAAAAGTAAGGAGGTAAGAAGCTCCTTAGTCACCGAATTCGGGGAGGCTGTGTATACAGACAAGGGTGAATTGGATCGGAAATTTCTTGCTGCACAGGTTTTTGGAAGTGAAGAACGTTTAAAGGTTTTAAATGGAATTGTTCACCCCGCAGTTATCAAAGATGCTGAAAATTGGGCTGAGCAACAGCAGTTTGCTTATTCATTGAAAGAAGCTGCATTGTTGTTTGAGTCCGGGTCTTATACGAAGTTAGACTATACGATATTGGTCACGGCACCCGAGGATGTCCGAATAGCTCGGGTGGTCGATAGGGATCGTATTACTGCTGAGCAGGTCAAAGAACGAATCAGCAAACAGATGATGGATGAGGAGAAGATAGTACTAGCTGATTTTGTAATCATTAATGATGGGGTTCAAGCTCTCCTTCCACAGGTGCTGGCTTTGCATACCTATTTTTTAACACTTTAAAACATACTAATGTCGGAAATATTGGCTGATTTTCTTGTTAGAAAACCAGAAGGATACTATTGTAGATACGGCGATTTTTACGTAGATGCGATGCAGCCTGTTCGAGTGAATGTCGTGTCACATGCGCATGGAGATCACGCATCAAACGGTCATGGCAAAATATATGGAACTGCAGCTACAATAGCATTCATGCAGCATAGATATACGAAGCAACCTTTATCCACATTTGAGATGATAGGATTTAATCAATCCTTTATTTTAGGAGAGGTGATGCTTACTTTTATTGCTGCAGGACATATTTTGGGTTCTGCCCAGATTCTAATGGAATATAGAGGAATACGTTATCTCTATACGGGGGACTATAAAATGGATGAAGATCCTACATGTGAGCCATTAATGGTTGTACAGGCAGATGTCTTAATTACGGAGAGTACCTTTGCACATCCAGATACTCAGCATCCAAATGCGGTAGATGAAATCCTGAAGCTGAAAAATCGACCTAGTAACATCCTATTGGGTTGCTATGCCTTGGGTAAGGCCCAGCGCATTACGGCGCTATTAAATGAGTACTGTCCAGAAAGAAGGGTGCTTGTGCATCACAATATCACACCGTTTCATCGAATATATGATAAATTGGGATTTGCTCCGCTTACATATGAGCCCTATAATAGACAGGCAATGAAACAAGGTGAGCCCAATAAAGTTTATTTGGTCCCTCCTATGACGTTTAATAATTATTTTAGAGCAACTAAGGTATTGCGAGCATTTGCGTCGGGTTGGAAGCGTTTGCAGCAACATAACGACATAGCGTTGTACATCTCCGATCATGTGGATTGGGAAGATATTGTTGGTTATGTTGCTAAGGTGAAGCCAAAACAGATTTGGACTATCCATGGTGAGGGGCGTCATCTCAAAGAGTACTATACAGGTCAGATGGAAGTAAGGGATATTTATTAAATATTCCTATTTCTATCTATAATATATCAAGTGAAAGATTTTTTTGAAAAAAAAGAAGTGGGAAATACTGGGTTCGAACCAGCGACCCCTACCTTGTCGAGGTAGTGCTCTAAACCAGCTGAGCTAATTTCCCTTGGTTTGATATGTAATACACTTTTGAGTCTTCAAAAGATATTTTGTGGTGCCAGCTGGATTCGAACCAGCGACACAAGGATTTTCAGTCCTTTGCTCTACCGACTGAGCTATGGCACCGTTAAGATATTTAGTTAAAATCTGTATCTTATCAGATTAAGGTGGTGCCAGCTGGATTCGAACCAGCGACACAAGGATTTTCAGTCCTTTGCTCTACCGACTGAGCTATGGCACCTTTTTGCAATGTTTTTATCTCCTATTGCGTTGCAAATGTATGTTCTTTTTTTGGATTCCAAAACTTTTTCCAGCAAATATTTTACTTCTATTCGACAAAGCATTGATTTTGATTAAGATAAAATTACACCAAATAAACATGCTTCAAAAAAAATAACCATTATCTTTGCACTTCAAATAATAATAATGAGTAAGAGAGGAAGAGTACTAGTAGCAATGAGCGGTGGAGTGGATAGTTCGGTCGCAGCCGTTATGCTCCACGAACAAGGATATGAGGTAATCGGAATCACGATGAAGACATGGGACTATGCATCTTCGGGTGGATCTTCTAAAGAAACTGGATGTTGCAGTTTAGACAGTATCAATGATGCGCGTGCTTTGGCCGTAAATTATGGGTTTCCTCATTTTATTTTGGATATTCGGGATGAATTCGGGGATTATGTAATCGATAATTTTGTTGATGAGTATATCGCAGGCCGGACGCCTAACCCGTGTGTGCTTTGTAATACTCATATAAAATGGGAGGCTTTGATAAAAAGAGCAAATAAGCTCGACTGCGAGTTTATTGCTACTGGGCACTATGCTAACATTAGGATGCATGATAACGGCCGTCACGTGATCTCTAAAGGGCGCGATGAGAATAAGGATCAATCTTATGTGCTGTGGGGAGTATCCCAAGAAAATCTAGCGAGAACCCAGTTTCCATTAGGTAGTTTTACAAAAGCAGAAATACGGCAGATGGCTGCGGATATGGGACAGATGGAGCTGGCCAATAAATCGGAAAGTTACGAAATCTGTTTTGTGCCGGATAATGATTACCGGTCTTTCCTAAGACACAAAATGCCAGACTTGGATGAGAAGGTAGGGGCGGGGAATTTTTTGCTCTCTGATGGCACTGTAGTGGGCCAACATATAGGATATCCTTATTTCACAATAGGACAACGTAAAGGGCTTGGTATAGCATTAGGAAAGCCAATGTTTGTTATCGAGATTCTTCCTGAAAGTAATTCTGTTGTGTTGGGTGAAGAGCACGAGTTGGAAAAAGCAGAAGCATTTGTTCGAAACATCAATCTGGTGAAGTACGCTAGTATCGAGCAACCGATGGAAGCTATTACGAAGATTAGGTATAAGGATGCAGGAGCGCTTTCCACGATAACGCAGCAAGGAGATATGATGAGAGTAGATTTTCAACATCACGTGAAAGGAATAGCTCCGGGACAATCTGCCGTGTTTTATGAAGGTAATGATTTAATAGGTGGAGGTTTTCTAATGAAATAGTGACCTACATTACAGTAATAAAAAGCGGGTCTTGGTAAATACCAAGACCCGCTTTTTATTATGCGACGATTAATAGGTGATTACGATAATTTACCTACTTCTTGTACTAAATCTACAATTTTGTTGGAATATCCCCACTCATTGTCATACCAAGCGATAACCTTCACGAAGTTGTCATTCAATGAAATACCTGCTTTAGCATCAAAGATAGACGTACGTGCATCTCCTAAGAAATCAGTAGATACAACTTCATCTTCCGTATACCCCAAGATACCTTGCAATTCACCTTCAGAAGCTTCTTTCATTGCTTTTTTGATTTCTTCATAAGAAGCAGCTTTCTCTAAGCGTACAGTCAAATCTACTACTGAAACGTCAGCAGTTGGCACGCGTAGAGACATACCTGTCAACTTTCCTTTCAGGGCAGGTAATACTAGGCCTACAGCTTTAGCTGCACCAGTAGAAGAAGGGATGATGTTTTGGTAAGCACCGCGTCCACCTCTCCAATCTTTAGCAGAAGGGCCATCAACAGTTTTTTGAGTAGCGGTAACTGCGTGTACAGTTGTCATCAAACCTTCAAGGATACCGAATTTATCGTTCAAAACTTTGGCCACAGGAGCTAGACAGTTTGTCGTACATGAAGCGTTAGAAACGATGTGTTGGTCAGCTTTCAACTCCTTGTGATTGACGCCCATTACGAAAGTAGGAGTGTCATCTTTAGCTGGTGCAGACATAACCACTTTTTTAGCACCTGCATCGATGTGTTTTTGAGCTAATTCCTGAGTTAAGAAGAAACCTGTTGATTCGATGATAACTTCGGCACCTACTTCGTTCCATTTTAAGTTCGCTGGATCTTTTTCAGCAGTTACGCGGATAGTTTTGCCATTAACAACTAGGTTGCCATCTTTAACTTCGACAGTACCATCAAATCTACCGTGTGTCGAATCGTATTTCAACATATATGCCATGTAATCCGGCTCTACTAGGTCATTGATACCTACAACTTCTACATCTGTGCGATTGATCGCTGCTCTGAATGCCAAACGGCCGATGCGACCAAATCCGTTGATTCCAATTTTCATCTTTTTAATTTTTATTGAGATTTAAATAATATTTTACTAAACTATGAATCGGCTCCTTTACAATGGTGCCTATATCCAAGCCAAATTCATGCTCCCCGATATCTTTGAGCCAATCCGAGTAATGATTGGCAACGGAACCCGTGAAATGTATCTTTTGCTCCGGGTAACGGTCATTCAACGGGACGAGATAAGTTTCGCAAAAAAGATATAAGCCTTCCTTAATAATAGTAGACAAATAAGTTTCCTCTTTGTTTTCTTGAACAAAGTCTGCAAAGGATGTCAAGAATAGATTTGGATTAGGATGGTTGTATACTTTTTCGAGAATGATTTTGCGATCTAAATTGTGTTTGGCTAATAGTCTCTCTTTGATATCAGAGGGCATGGTGCCGCTCAGAAAATCCTTGAGTAACTGTCTTCCTATCCAATTGGTAGAACCTTCATCTGCTAAAATATAGCCTAGGCCAAAATTGTTTTTTATGATTTTTTTTCCGTTGTAATATGCCGCATTGGATCCACTTCCCAAGATGCCGATAATCCCTTTTTCATCGCCAAAGGTAGAAATGGCGGAAGCAAGGACGTCATGGTTGACCTTTACATTTGCATTTTTGAAAAACAATTCGAATACTTTTTTTATCTTCTGTTGTCTGTCCAATGAAGATGCACCTGCACCAAAAAAATATATTTTTCTAATGCGTTCGGCATTATTGATGAGGTGCGTGTTTTTATTAAGCAATTGGGTAATGAATCGTTCGTCTTGAATATATGAATTGATACCAAGTGTGCGAAAACCATTGACAACACGCCCTTTGTCAGCCAGTCGCCAATCTGCATATCTTGATCCACTAAATACAACTGCAATCATAAAATCCTTTTATAATCTATATTAGATGGCCATAATGTGCGAAATCTCTAACATATCTTTACTTAATTTGAACTCTTTGTTGTGTAGCGCCTCCTCCAGCGAGGTTGTCTTTATCTCGTTACCCCTCAGGCCAACTGTCATTCTGGTGTCTCCAGCAAGTAAACATTTGACTGCTGCATATCCCATTCTGCTGGCGAGAACCCGGTCAAAACTACTGGGCGACCCACCTCTTTGCAGGTGCCCTAATATACTAACTTTTGTGTCATAATAATCAAATTTTTCTTTAACACGATTGGCAACATTATAAGCTCCTCCGTTTTTTTCGCCTTCGGCTACGATTACAATCGTTGAAGTTTTTTGTTTAAAGGCTGCTTTTTCTAGTAATTCGATTAAATCATCAATCGCTGTTTCTTTTTCAGGGAGCATAATTGCCTCTGCTCCACCAGCGATTCCTGCATTTAAGGCGATGCAGCCCGAATCACGGCCCATGACTTCAATGAAGAAAAGCCTGCCGTGTGACGCAGCTGTATCTCTAATTTTGTCGATGGCATCTATTACAGTGTTGGTTGCGGTGTCGTACCCTAACGTATAATCTGAACCGTATAAGTCATTATCAATGGTACCAGGCACACAGATGACGGGGATATCATATTCCTTAGAGAAATAATCTGCCCCAGTAAATGTACCATCACCTCCAATAGCTACTAGACCATCTATTCCTGCGTTTTTAATGTTCTGATAAGCTAGGGCACGTCCTTCAGGAGTTTTGAATTCCAAACACCTTGCTGTCTTCAATATAGTGCCTCCTTTTTGAATGATGTTGCTTACTGAACGGCTATTCATCTCGGTGAAATTGGCATCTAGCATTCCTTGGTATCCCTGATGAATCCCGGTAACCCTTTTTCCTTCAAATA encodes:
- the coaE gene encoding dephospho-CoA kinase (Dephospho-CoA kinase (CoaE) performs the final step in coenzyme A biosynthesis.), with amino-acid sequence MGLKIGITGGIGAGKSIICNIFKVLGVPVYNADQEAKNIMQKSKEVRSSLVTEFGEAVYTDKGELDRKFLAAQVFGSEERLKVLNGIVHPAVIKDAENWAEQQQFAYSLKEAALLFESGSYTKLDYTILVTAPEDVRIARVVDRDRITAEQVKERISKQMMDEEKIVLADFVIINDGVQALLPQVLALHTYFLTL
- the pfkA gene encoding 6-phosphofructokinase, giving the protein MNTIHNIGVFTSGGDAPGMNACIRAVVRTALFEGKRVTGIHQGYQGMLDANFTEMNSRSVSNIIQKGGTILKTARCLEFKTPEGRALAYQNIKNAGIDGLVAIGGDGTFTGADYFSKEYDIPVICVPGTIDNDLYGSDYTLGYDTATNTVIDAIDKIRDTAASHGRLFFIEVMGRDSGCIALNAGIAGGAEAIMLPEKETAIDDLIELLEKAAFKQKTSTIVIVAEGEKNGGAYNVANRVKEKFDYYDTKVSILGHLQRGGSPSSFDRVLASRMGYAAVKCLLAGDTRMTVGLRGNEIKTTSLEEALHNKEFKLSKDMLEISHIMAI
- the mnmA gene encoding tRNA 2-thiouridine(34) synthase MnmA, giving the protein MSKRGRVLVAMSGGVDSSVAAVMLHEQGYEVIGITMKTWDYASSGGSSKETGCCSLDSINDARALAVNYGFPHFILDIRDEFGDYVIDNFVDEYIAGRTPNPCVLCNTHIKWEALIKRANKLDCEFIATGHYANIRMHDNGRHVISKGRDENKDQSYVLWGVSQENLARTQFPLGSFTKAEIRQMAADMGQMELANKSESYEICFVPDNDYRSFLRHKMPDLDEKVGAGNFLLSDGTVVGQHIGYPYFTIGQRKGLGIALGKPMFVIEILPESNSVVLGEEHELEKAEAFVRNINLVKYASIEQPMEAITKIRYKDAGALSTITQQGDMMRVDFQHHVKGIAPGQSAVFYEGNDLIGGGFLMK
- the gap gene encoding type I glyceraldehyde-3-phosphate dehydrogenase, whose translation is MKIGINGFGRIGRLAFRAAINRTDVEVVGINDLVEPDYMAYMLKYDSTHGRFDGTVEVKDGNLVVNGKTIRVTAEKDPANLKWNEVGAEVIIESTGFFLTQELAQKHIDAGAKKVVMSAPAKDDTPTFVMGVNHKELKADQHIVSNASCTTNCLAPVAKVLNDKFGILEGLMTTVHAVTATQKTVDGPSAKDWRGGRGAYQNIIPSSTGAAKAVGLVLPALKGKLTGMSLRVPTADVSVVDLTVRLEKAASYEEIKKAMKEASEGELQGILGYTEDEVVSTDFLGDARTSIFDAKAGISLNDNFVKVIAWYDNEWGYSNKIVDLVQEVGKLS
- a CDS encoding MBL fold metallo-hydrolase RNA specificity domain-containing protein, with translation MSEILADFLVRKPEGYYCRYGDFYVDAMQPVRVNVVSHAHGDHASNGHGKIYGTAATIAFMQHRYTKQPLSTFEMIGFNQSFILGEVMLTFIAAGHILGSAQILMEYRGIRYLYTGDYKMDEDPTCEPLMVVQADVLITESTFAHPDTQHPNAVDEILKLKNRPSNILLGCYALGKAQRITALLNEYCPERRVLVHHNITPFHRIYDKLGFAPLTYEPYNRQAMKQGEPNKVYLVPPMTFNNYFRATKVLRAFASGWKRLQQHNDIALYISDHVDWEDIVGYVAKVKPKQIWTIHGEGRHLKEYYTGQMEVRDIY